Proteins from one Acropora muricata isolate sample 2 chromosome 9, ASM3666990v1, whole genome shotgun sequence genomic window:
- the LOC136930125 gene encoding ankyrin repeat and SAM domain-containing protein 6-like has protein sequence MDSRVSRLLVAAEQGNSHQVTDLLLEKGYHVDWTDEEGVNALHIAAANGNDNVVRLLLSRGASLEAKTIYGWTALMLASCNGHLIVCWTLLQHKSDIHAKNFLGSTALECAARNGHVQIVALLIEACGQQVLENSTTSLELSLNASLINAAEHGQESTLRLLLEKGADVNFREETTGWTALMLAALNGHMAAAQLLVEFGADTNAQNVINQTALEVAIVRQKTEVQEFLDERTSTRPQITGQKSNRPSIIEAARTGNLVLVRELLYQGEVDKNSTDEDGATPLMYAAMGGHLPVVQLLIDIRADIDKQDKVSGWTALMQATYHGFTEIARLLIESGADVNIQGNNGCRAFDIGSIIGNTEIVRLLASVSMQMLSTPKSYYRNSLSSLSEKVQSDTKDVISRSEKEISKIDSDFLKVQGGKLRWWSKLSGRFRNLSVNRTFSSNKIRVMHLSKSMEELAIKENKEEGSVSELPRSVSTVSAVTLRSLASVITDSALKRSGGYRPQSLALVSHVTKLPDDVITPVIPPPLPSSSFELPSLQHHRNGSVEKGSRAGHPSSISAYSTFLPSPTHKKGEGGKVGSPDSSYSNASFYSSTSYNSGSRTLRASSPLSDTAINQMSAMSSSLWYKAGRSCISPMPTLISVQSVPDEDSAQQQESGYSSLHGYVDYEPRCQSTQARSSFCNTFDSCEDDVENLLKKLSLEKYQSNFEEQEVDMEAFLTLNDSDLTDLGVTQKFARQQILTAISELNCGKDRQRQHQHEALSNYHGSKSPGSSGYVSPSSGSNLPP, from the exons ATGGATTCCAGAGTAAGTAGGCTACTGGTGGCTGCAGAACAGGGGAACTCTCACCAAGTTACAGATCTTCTTCTCGAGAAAGGTTACCATGTTGATTGGACCGATGAAGAAGGGGTAAACGCGTTGCACATTGCTGCTGCAAACGGAAACGATAACGTGGTTCGTTTGCTGTTGTCGAGGGGCGCAAGTTTAGAAGCCAAAACTATTTACGGATGGACTGCTTTGATGCTTGCGTCTTGTAATGGACATTTAATAGTCTGTTGGACTTTATTACAACATAAATCAGACATTCATGCGAAAAATTTTCTCGGTTCAACGGCTTTGGAGTGCGCCGCAAGAAATGGTCATGTGCAAATTGTGGCGTTGTTGATAGAGGCATGCGGACAACAGGTGCTTGAAAACAGCACAACAAGTTTAGAGTTGAGCTTGAATGCGTCCCTTATTAATGCGGCTGAACATGGTCAAGAAAGTACGTTAAGATTACTGCTTGAGAAGGGGGCTGATGTAAATTTTCGGGAAGAAACGACGGGATGGACAGCTCTTATGCTCGCGGCCTTGAACGGGCATATGGCGGCTGCCCAACTCTTGGTAGAATTCGGAGCAGATACGAATGCCCAAAACGTTATAAACCAGACGGCTTTAGAAGTAGCTATTGTACGTCAGAAAACTGAAGTACAAGAATTTCTTGACGAAAGAACCTCCACAAGACCGCAAATAACAG GTCAGAAGAGCAATCGACCAAGCATCATTGAAGCAGCAAGAACTG GTAACTTGGTACTTGTCAGAGAATTGTTGTACCAGGGAGAAGTTGACAAAAATTCAACTG ATGAAGATGGTGCAACACCTCTTATGTATGCTGCTATGGGAGGACACTTGCCTGTGGTGCAGTTGCTAATTGACATACGTGCTGACATTGATAAACAAGATAAAGTCAGTGGCTGGACAGCTCTGATGCAAGCAACATACCATGG ATTTACGGAAATTGCCAGGTTGCTGATAGAATCAGGAGCAGATGTCAACATTCAGGGAAATAATGGGTGCAGAGCTTTTGACATTGGTTCTATTATAG GTAATACCGAGATTGTGCGTCTTTTGGCTTCTGTGAGCATGCAGATGCTATCCACCCCTAAAAGTT ATTATAGGAATTCACTTTCATCTTTATCTGAAAAAGTACAGAGTGACACTAAAGACGTCATTAGCAGATCAGAAAAGGAGATTTCAAAGATTGACAG TGATTTTCTCAAAGTTCAGGGAGGAAAG CTTAGATGGTGGTCAAAACTCTCTGGCAGATTTCGTAACCTCAGTGTCAATCGCACTTTTTCAAGTAACAAGATTCGGGTGATGCATTTGTCCAAGAGTATGGAAGAGCTGGCTATAAAGGAGAACAAGGAAGAGGGTTCAGTGTCTGAATTGCCCAGATCTGTAAGCACGGTCTCAGCAGTAACACTGAGATCTCTTGCGTCAG TAATTACAGACTCTGCTTTAAAGCGCTCAGGAGGTTACAGGCCTCAGTCATTG GCATTGGTATCACATGTCACCAAACTTCCAGATGATGTCATAACTCCTGTTATTCCACCTCCTCTTCCTTCGTCATCATTTGAGTTACCAAGTTTACAGCATCACCGCAACGGTAGTGTGGAGAAAGGGTCCAGAGCTGGACACCCA AGCAGCATTAGTGCTTATTCAACATTTTTACCGTCTCCTACTCATAAAAAAGGTGAAGGTGGAAAAGTGGGAAGTCCAGATTCATCTTACTCCAATGCAAGCTTTTACTCTTCCACTTCCTACAATTCAGGCTCCAG GACATTAAGAGCATCAAGTCCTTTATCCGACACAGCAATTAATCAGATGTCTGCCATGTCATCTTCTTTGTGGTACAAGGCTGGAAGGAGCTGTATCAGCCCAATGCCCACTCTTATCTCTGTACAGTCTGTGCCTGATGAAGACTCAGCTCAACAGCAGGAATCAGGCTACTCGTCATTACATGGATATGTAGATTATGAGCCTAGATGTCAGTCTACTCAGGCAAGAAGTAGCTTCTGTAACACATTTGACTCTTGTGAAG ATGACGTTGAGAATTTGCTCAAGAAACTTTCATTGGAAAAGTATCAGTCAAATTTTGAGGAGCAAGAG gTGGATATGGAAGCATTCCTCACACTAAATGATTCAGATCTCACTGATCTTGGAGTGACACAGAAATTTGCTAGGCAACAGATCCTCACAGCCATTTCTGAACTTAATTGTGGCAAG GATCGTCAGAGGCAACATCAACATGAGGCACTTTCTAACTACCATGGCAGCAAATCACCTGGTTCTAGTG GCTATGTCTCTCCATCATCAGGCAGCAATTTGCCTCCTTGA
- the LOC136930128 gene encoding programmed cell death protein 6-like — protein sequence MSYWHEVYSSIDSRYYCYASRITKKVIMAWRGPTVDKNFLWGIFTKIDKDGNGRITAYELQQALSNGSWTPFNPETVRLMISMFDRDNSGTIEFNEFYALWQYVTDWQRTFRSYDTDNSGSIDKNELKMALTNFGYRLSDKIYSMLITKFDKRGQNSILFDDFIQCCVVLQVLTNSFKGRDHNLNGWITIGYEDFLSMVFSVNLGT from the exons ATGTcatactggcacgaagtatATAGTAGCATTGATTCGCGTTATTATTGTTACGCTTCGCgaataacaaaaaaagtgaTCATGGCTTGGCGAGGACCTACTGtggataaaaattttctttgggGCATTTTTACCAA AATTGATAAAGACGGCAATGGTCGCATAACAGCTTATGAACTCCAACAAGCACTGTCAAATG GTTCATGGACTCCCTTTAATCCAGAAACCGTTCGTCTCATGATTA GCATGTTTGATCGTGATAACTCTGGTACCATTGAGTTCAATGAGTTTTATGCCTTGTGGCAATATGTGACTGACTGGCAGAGAACATTCCGAAGTTATGATACGGACAATTCTGGTTCAATTGACAAAAATGAGCTGAAAATGG CCCTTACAAACTTTG GTTACAGGCTCTCAGATAAGATATATTCAATGCTGATCACAAAGTTTGATAAACGTGGCCAGAACTCCATCTTGTTTGACGACTTTATACAGTGCTGTGTGGTGTTACAG GTGTTGACCAACTCATTCAAGGGCCGTGACCATAACCTCAATGGTTGGATAACTATAGGATATGAAGACTTCCTGTCAATGGTTTTTAGCGTGAATCTTGGCACATGA